The Mycolicibacterium aurum genome segment CAGCCACGACAAGATCACAGGTGCACATTGGAGCTTGCTCAGCAACGCCACCGAGGGACACCCCGGATGGCCGGCTGCTACCGATGAAGTCGAAAATAGTTGGCTTGCCGAGGTTCTCGCACGGCGAAAACGTGCACGTGGCACCGCTATTGCAGAGATCCACCGCAGCAAGCTCGAAGCGCTCCGCAAGCTCAAAGGCGAAGCCGACACGCATGCCGCCATCGGACTTGAGTTCATTTCGACCGAATGCACCTGCACGGCCGGTCGTCCCCGTCGCGGAGTGTCCGCGCCGTTGCGTCCGATGCAGCCGATGCGTCCGCGCGCGACAGCGGTGAAGAGTGCCCGTGGAGTTCGATGAAGGAACCGTCACCAAGAGCATCGCCGATATCGCAAACAACGCTGAAGCGTGGCGACGTTACAACGAAGAGAACGCGCTATCGCTGCTCAACCTCGGAGCCGACGAACAACTCAAAGACGGACTCGCCTTCATCGACGAAGCCGACAACGCCCGCGCATTGTGGGGCAAGGGCGACGAGATCCTCTGGGGTGAACAACAACCGCTATTGCTCTTCGGTCCACAGGGCGTCGGCAAAACCACCGACATACAACAACTCATCCTCGCCCGCGCTGGACTGCGTGATCCGGAACTGCACGGCTACCCCGTCGAACCCGACGACCGGCCAATCTTCTACCTCGCCCTTGACCGGCCGATGCAGATTGCGGCGTCGATGCAACGCATGGTCGACGACCTAGGTCCCCGGGACCGCCGCAAGCTGAAACGGAAACTGCGATTCTGGAAAGGGCACCTGCATTTCAAGATGGATCAGGCACCCGATGCGTTCGCGAAATGGGTTGCGCTACATGGCCGCGATCCCGGCATACTGTGTATCGACTCCGTCAAAGACGCCTGCAGCGGGCTACTCAGCGACGAACACGGCATGGGCTTCAACGACGCGGTGCAACGGATCATCGCCAGCGGAACCGAAGTCGTGTCGAACCATCACCCACGCAAGGGCGGCAAAGGCGACGACGCGAAACCCGCACGCCTGTCCGATGTCTACGGAAGCACGTGGATCACCGCCGGGCATGGTTCAGTGCTTCTGCTGTGGGCTGAGCCGGGTGCGAAGACCGTTGAAGTCAGTCAACTGAAGCCGATCCGCGAGCCGATGCGCCCGGTGTTCATTTCTCGCGAGCACGGCACCGGAGTATCGGCGACCTTCGATCCGAAAGACCTCATCGTCGATCTTGCGGTCGATCGCGGCGAGGACGGTTTCACGATCGGCGACGCCGTGTTCGCGGTGCACGGGCAGACGGACAACTTCCCCGCGGCGTCCGGGCGTCTACGGCATCACCTGAAGACCCTCGTGATGCAAGGCGTGCTGCGTTACGAAAAAGGCAAAGGCGGAGGCTCCGGGGGCGGTGCCATCCCGGCGCGGTGGTGGCTCACATGACGCACCGTTTACAGACGACGTCCCGACAAACACACAGCTCAGAGGCGTCTGTAAACCTACAGACGACCCCGAGCGTCTGTAAAGCGTCTGCAAACGGTGCCTGTTACCGACGAAAACGTGCAGGTAGAGCACGTCTTTTGCGTTGCAGACGAGCCCTACAGACGACGCCGAAAAGGGCGTCTGTAAACCGTCCTATCCCTATAGGGGTTACAGACGCTCGCTCATCCGATCCTTCGCACCGTCTCGTTGATGCACGTTTTCCGAACACTCAAACCCACGAAAGGTGAGATACGTTGTCCCGCAGAGCAATTGACACGACTTCAAGCAACTCCGCAGGTCAGAGGGCTAAACGCCCATCGAAAGCCACACACATGAAGAGGCTCAGTGAGCAGTGGTGGGCCACTCGCACGCCGAACGTGAAGGCGCGACGGTGCACGGCACACAGCAGCCGGACGGGCGATCGCTGCAACAAAGTCTCTCTGGCCTTTCAGCGCGTGTGTGGAACTCACGGCGGCCGGGCACCTGCGGCGAAGCGGAAGGCGAAGCAGCGACTCGACGAGCACGCAGACAGCCTCGCTGCCGCTCTGCTGGCTCTCGCGACGTCTGCCGAAAGTGAGGCGACCCGCCTCGCGGCCATCCGTGACGCGCTGGACCGCATCGGGATCACGGGTAAGACCGCCGTCGAAGTCGAACACAGCCTGAAGCCCTACGAGCAGATCCTCGCCAGCTTCACGAGCGTTTCAGGCAGCCTGGCGGATTACGAGCGGGCGAACGGCCTACCCGTCACACCGGCCCCGGAACCGAGCGCACCCGAAATCCTGGACGTCGAGTTCGACGAAGAGACCGCCGAGACACGAGCTGATCGCAACGCTCGCGGACCAGAAGGCTCGTGGCGGCCACCGGGGAGCCCCGAACCGGTATACGAGCGCTCAGGGTCGATTACCGGCGAAGCTGCGCTCGAGGAAGCCGCAAGAGCGAACCGAGCCGCAGGCGTGTGGACGGTCAGACGACGTCGGGAGTAGGCCGTGCCCCAAATAACACCTGGTAGGAAAGCTTTGGAACTTGTTGTTTGGCAGGCGAATTCGCCGTTTCCAAAGGCATACCTTTGGAGTAGCTTTATTCCTAGATACAGCTCCGCTGCAGGTCAGCGGGTTTCGAAGGGGGAAAGCGTGCAGGTTGTCGCCTACGTGAGGTGCAGTACCTCGCGACAACAGGAAGCGTTCGGACCGGACGTTCAACGTGCCGCGATCCGGCAATGGGCCAAGACTGGTGGGCATCGCGTCGTGTCGTGGCAGGCGGACACGATTTCGGGAACTTCGGAACTCGCAAGCCGCGACGGCTGGCGGGCAGCTGCAGCCCTCGTGAAGACTAAACGCGCAACAGCCATCGTGGTCGCCCGGATCGATCGGCTAGCCCGCGATGTGATGATTCAAGAGCTTCTCTTGCGCAATCTCACCGAGCTCGGCGGCGTCGTGTTGTCGGCACGCGACAGCGAGAATGAACTACTCACCGGTAAATCGAAAGACCCTTCGCGCAAGCTCATTCGCACGATCCTCGGTGCAGTTTCCGAGTATGACCGCGAAATGATTTCCGATCGCCTTTCGGCTGCGCGTAAGGCCAAGGCTGCACGCGGCGGCTACGCGCACGGTGCACTGCCGTACGGCTACCGCTCGCAGAACGGCAAGCTCGTGCCCGTACCGGCCGAACAGAAGGCGCTACGGGCCATGCTGGCACTCGCCGAGCAAGGCCACTCGACACACGCGATCGCTGACGCGCTCACAGAGCAGGGCCACCTGACGAAGCGCGGCGGCAAGTGGTGCGGTGCAACCGTTGGTCGAATCCTCAAACGATACAAAGCAGAAAAGGCCAGCGCATGAACCGGATCAACTGGCCGACGGCCTTCGTCATTGTGTTCGGTGCCGTGCCGTTCGCGGTATTCATCATCGCCGTGCTCGCGGTGTATCCACTCGTTGGCTGGCCTCTCGTCGCCGGAGCTGTCGTCGCCCACGGTGCTTATCTGCGGCATCGAAGAGACACCGCCCTGGCGGAGCGGGCAGCGATCGACTTTCCGCGCAACGCCGAGATCGTCGCTCAACGACTCCCGGAACCGCGCACGGTGCCACTGCGACAGGCGCGCCGATGAGCGTCACGATCGATTACGACGCTCGTCGCGGCATCGTCTACGAATGCGGTTGCGGCTTCGGGGGTGCGATGCCGAGTCTGTATCTCGACGCGGCGGTGATCGAGGCACATGTCCGAATCTGCGACCGGAAGCCGAAGCGAACGGCCGATCCACCGAAGCGAGGTTCGAAACTCGACGAGCGACAGGTTCGTGAGATCCGCCGACGGCACGCGAACGGCGAGA includes the following:
- a CDS encoding AAA family ATPase, whose translation is MEFDEGTVTKSIADIANNAEAWRRYNEENALSLLNLGADEQLKDGLAFIDEADNARALWGKGDEILWGEQQPLLLFGPQGVGKTTDIQQLILARAGLRDPELHGYPVEPDDRPIFYLALDRPMQIAASMQRMVDDLGPRDRRKLKRKLRFWKGHLHFKMDQAPDAFAKWVALHGRDPGILCIDSVKDACSGLLSDEHGMGFNDAVQRIIASGTEVVSNHHPRKGGKGDDAKPARLSDVYGSTWITAGHGSVLLLWAEPGAKTVEVSQLKPIREPMRPVFISREHGTGVSATFDPKDLIVDLAVDRGEDGFTIGDAVFAVHGQTDNFPAASGRLRHHLKTLVMQGVLRYEKGKGGGSGGGAIPARWWLT
- a CDS encoding recombinase family protein, whose amino-acid sequence is MQVVAYVRCSTSRQQEAFGPDVQRAAIRQWAKTGGHRVVSWQADTISGTSELASRDGWRAAAALVKTKRATAIVVARIDRLARDVMIQELLLRNLTELGGVVLSARDSENELLTGKSKDPSRKLIRTILGAVSEYDREMISDRLSAARKAKAARGGYAHGALPYGYRSQNGKLVPVPAEQKALRAMLALAEQGHSTHAIADALTEQGHLTKRGGKWCGATVGRILKRYKAEKASA
- a CDS encoding helix-turn-helix domain-containing protein, which produces MSVTIDYDARRGIVYECGCGFGGAMPSLYLDAAVIEAHVRICDRKPKRTADPPKRGSKLDERQVREIRRRHANGETQKDIARRFGVSGPTISAIVQRRTWADVH